A portion of the Cryptomeria japonica chromosome 5, Sugi_1.0, whole genome shotgun sequence genome contains these proteins:
- the LOC131076490 gene encoding UBP1-associated protein 2C, protein MESKKRRMEDNENGLKEETEINVDTARKMMEGFTREQLLDILAEASAKHSDVAEQVRDIADADPALRKLFVRNLGFDTTTESFKAFFSQFGEVQEGVVIIDKKTGKSKGYGFLTFKHLDGALNALKNPSKIIEGRMTITRLASSQPSAIDVSDRKIFVGNVPTDMPSERLLSIFSEYGEIEEGPLGFDKQPGKSRSFALFIFKSPEGAKLALEEPVKIVDGNRMICKLAVEGQQQQQQRPYVNQSQQQSQPQPQLQPQSHHQLGSSVQLGGGFGNTGFPSYQGLNHNGISGAPNPGNIPGGSMMPSANSSFMNQGLPSNPNTSNPVPSSLGMGGGYGGGYGAPQVGGYNGSQGAGAYGQMGTYGGPPVYGAPAPPSSGGFSEAGRNAQPSYQNQHQHRQSAPPANRVTGGGIYPNAAQPFYPV, encoded by the coding sequence ATGGAGTCGAAGAAGCGAAGGATGGAAGACAACGAGAATGGCCTGAAAGAAGAGACCGAGATAAATGTAGACACAGCGCGGAAAATGATGGAGGGCTTTACGCGGGAGCAGCTTCTCGACATTCTAGCGGAGGCGTCTGCAAAGCATAGCGACGTTGCAGAGCAAGTGCGGGACATCGCAGATGCCGACCCAGCACTTCGAAAGCTTTTCGTCAGAAACCTGGGCTTCGACACCACCACTGAATCCTTTAAGGCATTCTTTTCCCAGTTTGGGGAAGTGCAGGAAGGCGTGGTGATAATAGACAAGAAGACGGGCAAAAGCAAGGGCTACGGGTTTCTGACCTTCAAGCACCTGGACGGCGCCCTCAATGCCCTCAAGAACCCTAGCAAGATCATCGAAGGCCGCATGACTATAACCCGCTTGGCCTCCTCTCAGCCAAGTGCCATTGATGTTTCGGACCGCAAAATCTTCGTTGGAAATGTCCCTACTGACATGCCCTCTGAACGTCTCTTAAGTATATTTTCTGAGTACGGGGAAATCGAAGAAGGGCCTCTGGGGTTTGACAAGCAGCCCGGCAAGTCGAGGAGCTTTGCATTATTCATTTTCAAGTCTCCGGAGGGTGCAAAGCTTGCTTTAGAGGAGCCTGTAAAGATTGTCGATGGAAATAGGATGATCTGCAAATTGGCCGTCGAAGGGCAGCAGCAGCAACAGCAAAGGCCCTATGTAAACCAGTCACAGCAGCAGTCGCAGCCGCAGCCGCAGCTGCAGCCTCAATCTCATCACCAGCTTGGCTCTTCTGTGCAGTTGGGTGGTGGTTTTGGCAATACGGGCTTCCCTTCGTATCAGGGTTTGAACCATAATGGAATTTCAGGTGCTCCAAACCCAGGCAACATTCCTGgcggttccatgatgccttcagcCAATTCGTCTTTCATGAATCAGGGTTTGCCTTCAAACCCTAATACATCAAATCCGGTACCCTCGTCTTTGGGAATGGGCGGTGGATATGGAGGGGGTTATGGCGCTCCTCAGGTGGGAGGTTATAATGGGAGTCAGGGAGCAGGAGCTTACGGTCAGATGGGAACCTATGGGGGCCCTCCTGTTTATGGGGCCCCCGCACCTCCTAGTTCGGGTGGATTTTCAGAAGCAGGACGGAATGCTCAACCGTCctatcaaaatcaacatcaacatcgaCAATCAGCGCCACCTGCAAACAGGGTAACTGGTGGAGGAATTTATCCTAACGCTGCTCAACCATTTTACCCAGTATAG